A genomic region of Megalobrama amblycephala isolate DHTTF-2021 linkage group LG6, ASM1881202v1, whole genome shotgun sequence contains the following coding sequences:
- the sumo3b gene encoding small ubiquitin-related modifier 3, with product MSEEKPKEGVKTENDHINLKVAGQDGSVVQFKIKRHTPLSKLMKAYCERQGLSIRQIRFRFDGQPINETDTPAQLEMEDEDTIDVFQQQTGGTC from the exons ATGTCAGAAGAGAAGCCAAAG gaGGGCGTGAAGACCGAAAATGACCACATTAACTTGAAAGTGGCAGGTCAGGATGGATCTGTGGTCCAGTTCAAAATCAAAAGGCACACCCCCCTCAGCAAACTGATGAAGGCATACTGCGAAAGACAG GGATTATCCATAAGGCAAATACGTTTCAGGTTTGATGGTCAGCCAATCAATGAGACGGACACACCTGCACAG CTGGAAATGGAGGATGAAGACACTATCGATGTATTCCAGCAGCAGACGGGAGGAACGTGCTAA
- the pttg1ipb gene encoding PTTG1 interacting protein b → MTRAETQHRSAAFANMIQTRTFLLSFLFFVFSFAVGFAQTTSPVTNCTLKSNTTCEECLKIVSCLWCISSQKCIDYPVKSILPSHSVCPLSDARWGMCWMNFQTLIITISVIAGVIVIAIFVCCFCCCKCENIGSRRNDERTERQAHLRKFRQEERKAEMKKRHDEMRLKYGLTKDNPYSRFENS, encoded by the exons ATGACCAGGGCTGAAACCCAACACAGATCCGCTGCATTTGCCAACATGATCCAAACTCGGACTTTTTTactgtcttttcttttctttgtcttCAGTTTTGCAGTTGGTTTTGCTCAGACGACAAGTCCAGTAACAA ACTGCACTTTAAAATCCAACACAACTTGTGAAGAATGTCTGAAGATTGTTTCG TGTTTGTGGTGCATCTCAAGCCAGAAATGCATTGACTATCCAGTGAAGAGCATTCTACCATCCCATAGTGTTTGCCCTCTCTCAGACGCACGATGGGGAATGTGCTGGA TGAATTTCCAGACTCTCATCATTACCATCTCTGTGATCGCCGGCGTAATCGTCATCGCTATATTCGtctgctgcttctgctgctgtaaaTGTGAAAACATTGG GTCTCGGAGGAATGATGAGCGAACGGAGAGACAAGCTCATTTGAGAAAGTTTCGCCAAGAGGAGAG GAAAGCAGAGATGAAGAAGAGACATGATGAAATGCGACTGAAATATG GTTTGACAAAGGATAACCCGTACTCCAGATTTGAGAACAGCTAA